The Caldibacillus debilis DSM 16016 genomic interval AGGTTTGGCGGAAATCGCGGACGCCGGGCTCCATGATGCCCAAATCCGTTTCATCCGCCGCGGGGAGGACGTTTTGCGGCTCACCCTGGACGGATCCGGCAGTTTCAGTTACGGCGAGGCCGCCGTGATCGAAATATCGGGGATCAAGGAGGAAAGATCCGAATTCCCATTGGCTCCCGGCATGTATTGGCTGTACGAGGAGACGGACGTGGAAAGGGACGGGTTCCGGCTTGGGGTCCTGTTCGATTCCCCGATGACGGAATGGGAAATCACCGCAACCGATTTCCGGATCCGCCATTTTTACCGAAACGAAGAACATCCCGGATGGGCGGATGAAGACGGTCCGGCCGGGGCATCGGACGGCGAATGGAAAAAGGCGGAACGGCGCCTCGGGTTCCGCTTTCCCCAGGCTTTCCGGGAACTGATGAACAGGCAAAACGGCGGACGGATCGACCATCCCTTTTTCCTCCTTCCGGACCGGGCGGTGGAAATTACCCGGATTTTGCCGCTGGAAGAGTTGGCGGAACAAGGCGGCGTCATCCCTTTTGCGGCTTGCGCCATCGGTTCGGTCGCCTTCCTCCGGGAAACCGGTCAGATCGTTTATGTGGCGGAAGACGGAGAACCGCGGCCATTGGCGGATTCTTTCGAAGAATGGACCCGGCTTTTGCTGAGCGGGGAATTTGTTGAGGCGGAAGACCCGCTTTCCGACCCGCTCCCGCCGGAAGAATTGGAAGCCGCCCTTTTCAGCGGGGATTTGGGGCTCGCCGTCCGGGCATGGAATACGATCGCCGAACGGCCGGAAGAACACGTGCCGCTCATCAAAAAGGCGCTGCCCCATTTTATCAACCATGAGGACATGCAACTGGGACAAATCGGAGAATTGTTCGCCGGCCATTTCGTGGCCGAAGGCATCATCACCGAAGAATTCTTGGAATCAATCAAAAGATGAACGGATAAAACCGGCGGGCCGCCTCCGATGCCGAGGAAGCCCGCCGGATTTTTACAGGGGATGAAGCGCCAAAGGGCCATTCCCGCGCCTTCCTCCCGGACCTTTCTCACCCGAATCGATTCAAGATCTCTTGCCTGCCCTCGAAAAGAA includes:
- a CDS encoding DUF4085 family protein, which encodes MKFFSKKWYETMQDPHLLTFPESDEEWADFIRGFEEESEDFRAYLRGELESIKDRLLQILPETFHPYVLDGTINQPELPKRVRDEVLAWLKEKQEEAEKMIDAAGEYKEKIRGQLPEGLAEIADAGLHDAQIRFIRRGEDVLRLTLDGSGSFSYGEAAVIEISGIKEERSEFPLAPGMYWLYEETDVERDGFRLGVLFDSPMTEWEITATDFRIRHFYRNEEHPGWADEDGPAGASDGEWKKAERRLGFRFPQAFRELMNRQNGGRIDHPFFLLPDRAVEITRILPLEELAEQGGVIPFAACAIGSVAFLRETGQIVYVAEDGEPRPLADSFEEWTRLLLSGEFVEAEDPLSDPLPPEELEAALFSGDLGLAVRAWNTIAERPEEHVPLIKKALPHFINHEDMQLGQIGELFAGHFVAEGIITEEFLESIKR